DNA sequence from the Coffea arabica cultivar ET-39 chromosome 11c, Coffea Arabica ET-39 HiFi, whole genome shotgun sequence genome:
AGTGGGATCTGTACATGGACCAGAAATTTAAATGCTAAATCACTAATTTGTGCTGCCGTCACCAAAACTCCTAAACCACCTCAAAGGGTTAGTTGGGTAAGTAGCCATATGTAGTGTAGTAGGCAAACCCACATTtcgtttttaaaaaatatattatggggcttgcatcataaataaaaatttttaaccaACATTCAGTATTATAAAAAAGTGTGTTACTACCATAAATATCCTATATGAACACACCCATTTAGTGGGTGTGTTGTGTTCGGTTTAATGAAGAAATATCTTGTGATGATTTATCCAACAACGAAGAAAGGGACGAATGATCATAGGATAATATGGTAGCGTATGTTTAGCCATGAGTGCAAGATTATTTTATCTGGCCAGCAGTGGCAGGAGGAATTGGACAGAAAAATCtcttcccatttttttttttttggataatcagaaaaatctcttTAGATTGAGAGTTTCATAACGTAACGGCGTAAAATGAATTAACGGCCCCCAAAATCCAAATCTAGGAATACGCTGAGCTACGGGCAGCCTCATGATTCATGATGGACCAGGAAAGATGATTTGTCAAgttcttaattttcttttgtattttttaattcaaatttacaGTGCAACAGGCTACCAGGGCCACGAGGGGTATTTACttctttatttaaatatttttaaccTTATGGATGAGAAAAGGGTGTTGCCGCCGGTGATCGGGTTCCTGGTTTCTCGTGTTCCTTGCCTAGGAGTAGGAGTGGGGGGTCGTCCTTTTTGATGGACGGGTGGTCTTCTCTcctccttttcttccttttggtGTCCGTAAACTGACAGAATAGTCCCTCGGGGAGGGTGGGTGTGTGAGTGGGGAATACGGTCTATTTCCCGTccaattcaattcaattcaacACTCAATTCCATTACAATTTCCCGATCCATCATTTCCCTGTCTCTATATTACactgtttttgttttctagttCACGTTTTGTTAGTTATTGTAGCATAATAACAaaggtttatatatatatatggaaatataaataaatagaaatacAAAGTAGTTTTCTCCCTCCTCCGTTTTCCTTCCtggcaacaacaacaacaacaacaacaacaacaacaaacagggggagggggagagagagagagagagagagaggagggagagGGCAAGGTTGCGGTTTCCGGTTTATTCTTCGTCGTCGGTGATCGCCGGAGACTCCATAGATTCCGATCGGGGATGAGAGGTAGCTCAGGGTGAAGCGGAGAGAAGACAGGTAGACCGACAGAGACAGACCAGCCAGCCTGCGGCAGTTTCTTTTGCGTGTGTGTGTGGGcgatattatatataaatatatttaaaataattttaaaaaaaggaagaaagactTCACAGAGAGAGAAGGGGAAGGGTAGACATGTGGTTAACGTGCATTGTAGGAAGAAAGAAATAATAGGGAGGAGAGGAGAGGTGAAGAGTGCGAGAGAGAGAGGCGTCTGAGAGGAAGGGAGGTTTTGGTTTTGGGTTTGGAGGTTCTTGCACGGCACAGATACCTTAGATCTCTATCTTCTTCATTCTGCCATCCTTTCTTCCTTCTACCTCTACCCCCACCCTTGCTTTATGCCgtaatttattctttttttgaaCTTCCCTTTTTTCTACCTCTTTCTCTGTCTCTTCTTCTCTCGTCGCACCGTTTAAATTCTCCGCCTTGCCTTtaattctctctctccctctctctcgcgCTCCATCCTTTTTTCCCCCCTATATCTTACTAATTTTGCCCAGCTCTCTGTTTTTTTGTGGTTGCCGAGATGGTGCGCTTGTTTTAAATTTCGAGAGGTTCGTCCCTTGCTCTGaatttttagttaatttttccTCATTTTATCGCTTGCATTTTgaattccttcctttttttgtttggtttggttttaaGAAAAACCCTTTGATCCTTTAATTCTTACAAAGTTTGCTCCTTTATCTGCTGCTCTAAAGACCTTCTGCGCTTTGATCGGATGCTCAATTTTTATTTGACTTCACAACTAACCTTTCCTTGTTCCGATCTGTTCAAATTCAACTTCCCCTCTCCTTTATTCCACCCTCTTTCTCAAATTCTTTGGTTCTTTCCTAGAACAGACCGAATTAACTTCTCAAACTTTGAATTCTGCTTTAGAGCGTCGCTATCTagtagtttttttcttttcttttttttttttttacacagaTTCTGTCTTGGTTAagttaattgatttttttttttttttttcacttcatgGCTTCTTAAATGCATCTGTGTTTAAATGGTGGCATTGCCATTTGGCGACCTAGAAATGAATCTCAACTTGCAAAGTATTTTGCCTTTATCTCATCTTTCAACTCAATTTGTATAACTGCATTCTGGCTCATGCACatacacttgagaattctccaTCGCCTCATCTTTTCCACTACTCCTATCGCAAGCTTTTTTGGCAATTCTGTTGTCTTCATCAGTTTTTATCCAGGAGCTTTAGGGTTTTTGGTCTTCCTAATTGTGCATATTCGCTGAACGAACTAATGATGTTATAAATTCCACTTGCAGGTCTTGTTATTTTTCCGAACTACGATTTTCTTAGACTTCCCTGTATAATTGATGCACTTTTGTGCTCTGGTGGTAGCCAAAGACGAGATTTTTTTCAAGTTTGTTGGTGCTACTTGAGTTGAGTTGAGATCACATCATGCCTTCTGAAATTATGGGTTCACAGGGCTTGTCCCCGTCCTCATTTTTTTCTGAGGATTTGCATCCTGATGAGGTCTTCTTTTCCTTGTATGACTAAATTTGAATGCGGATGTTCACTTCTGCAAAGTTTATTTGTGGTCTCTTTTAGCTTGAATGATTTCAGGATCCCCTCTCACTTCTtaatagaaaaaagaaagcaaCTTTATTAGCTTCCATAATTGATCGTCTTGTTCTTTTCCTGGCAGAGACAGATAGGGTTTTGGAAGACAGATACCATGCCTAATTGCTATGGTGAGTAATGGCATTACTAAGCCGCACTTTTCATTCTGGTGATGAACAGAGTAGATGAATGACAGAAGTATGCAGCAAGACTTTAGCCTTCTTCCCTCTCCTTTCCCCCCTTTTTTTCTTGGGAGTGATAGAATTAGTGAGTTCTGTTTCATTTCTTGATAGCAATGGTCAGATACTGATGTTGTTGTTTGAgtgcaaatttctttttcttttttatttcagtTTACTAGACATGCTGTACTGTACTCTCATTTAACTTTATGGGTTTGATATATGTCTTCTTTGGTCTCTTGATGCcactgaaaatatttttaagctGCAATTTACTCCGGTATTGCATGTATTTGTTATCCTCTGGTTATTAGTCTGTTAGGATCCTTGATCATTTTCAATTTACTCTCTTATGCGATCTTACAATCTTCTTTGTTTGTCTAATCATGAGTGGTTTGGTTCTAATTGTTTTTCACACACACTAGCAGTTTTTTGCTGTAGGATAAATTCTGCACGGCTAGTTCACAACTCTTTGCATATAATGTGATGATAGAATATAATGATGAGTTTTGATTATGAAAGGAGAAGGCAGCCTCTTTTGGTACACTGATTTCTATCTAGGGATTCCTTTCATGGTATCATATTTAGGAAGCTAGCAAGTTCCCCACTGAAAAATAATAGGAATTAAGTATACTAGCTTTGGATATTTAATGCTTAATGGCCTGATGACGGTTGCAAACCTGGAAGCTTTCTTAAGCTCACTTTATTGGTTGATCTGTTGTTAGGTATGCATAATGGAATCTTGTTGGATTTCATACAGTGGTTCTATCACCATCTAGTTGACTCTTGTCAGTTGATGTTTGTCTACATAATAAACTCAAGTGTGTTAGACAACCACAATGGCATTTTCATACTTGAACTTAGGTCAAAATGTCCCTTCTTAGCATTTTCTGTCTGTTGGCTATGCCAACCTCAACTTGCTTACTCCACGGTACAGAATCTGGCACCATGGCTGGTTTCTATGTGGTTTTGCATCCGTGGAAAGGATTGCAACCTCGTTGTGCTTTAATTTTGTATTCTTCTGTGTTGGTTGAAATTATCTTATCACATTAAAGACTTAGAAGACTAGGGTTTGTAATTTGCCCttctgctaagtacttgagcaACAGTAGAATATAGAGAGTGATGACTGGAAATTCTTTGAGACTGATTAGATCTTGATGCCCTAAAACCAGGAATTGAATAAAATATGTTACCAGaatcttttgttttatttattattatttttatcttaCAGCGGAGTATAGAAAGGAAATTTGCTTGTCCTTGTGTTGTTCAATTTGTCAGCGCTTCTTGTTTTGAATTTACAGGCAAAATGGAGTTTTAACTGAATATCCTTGCCGTGAGTCCATTTTGAGTAATCAACTTACATAATCTGCTGTGAAATCTGAAATAAAAACCCACAGAATAGGTTTCTGATACGAGTTggaaatttatttgatttatgtgTACTCCACATAACTTGATGGTGATCAatctttcattattttttttcctctttatgGGCTTTACTTACCCTTTGCTTGAAACTATCCTGACTTCCTCGCCTCTCTTGTAGCTTCAAAAATTGATGGAACACTTCATACAGTTGGTGTTGCTTCGTCTCCCCTTCAGAAAAGGATACAATTGGATTCTCAAATCAGCAATTGTTTTGATCTTCCAGATTCTTTTCTCCACCAAGACCAGAGGGCTGCTACAAGCATAGAGAAGCATGCTATTGGAGCAGCTGGAGCAACCAGTCGCTCATTACCAAGAAACTTTGACCATGATTTGGTCACAAGGCCTAATTTTAGTGTGGAGCCTGCTTCTTATTTTATGGAAGGGGAAAAATTGAATTTAGTTGGCGCTCAATATGAGAATGGTCTCTTTTCAAGCTCGTTGTCTGAGTTATTTAGCAGGAAATGTAAGTTTCTTCTCCCTTGGACAATTGCTGCCTTTGATATTTGCAGTTAAAGGTTCTTGgttgtttttaaaaattaagaATCGTTTTATgcttttgcattttgtttgcaGTATATTTATGTTTCCTTTGGGCTTGTTATATTCAAGTTGTAATACGTGGAGGATTACTTATAAAAACAGTTGTTGGTTCAAGTCACTTACAAACGGGCTTAACGGTGCTAATTTTATGTTATCCAGTGCGACTATCATCGAATAATCCTCCTTATGGTCACTCTGTGGGTGCTGCTGCCTCTCAATATGAGGAAGAGGAGACCTTTGAATCACTCGAAGAACTTGAGGCTCACACAATTGGGAATCTTCTACCTGATGATGACGACCTACTCTCTGGAGTGACTGATGGAGTGGACAATATTACCCAACCCAATAATGGAGATGACATAGAAGATTTAGATGTATTTAGCAGTATTGGAGGATTGGAGCTGGGAGAAGATGGTTTTCCATCGGGACAAAATAATTCTGACATCTCGGGTGAAAATGCCAATGGTCAGTTGGTGGGTTTGGGTGTAGGGGAGCACCCATTTGGAGAACACCCTTCAAGGACACTCTTTGTCAGAAATATTAATAGCAATGTAGAGGATTGTGAGTTACGAACACTTTTCGAGGTGAGATGCAgtgtttttttatttaagttctAGTTATCATGCATATTTGTCTTGCTTTTGGTGGTCCCAATTTCTGTATCTTTGATGCAGCAATATGGAGATATTCGCACCCTATATACAGCATGTAAGCATCGCGGTTTTGTTATGATTTCATACTATGATATTAGAGCTGCTCGGAATGCAATGAAAGCCCTCCAGAATAAACCATTAAGGCGTAGGAAACTTGACATTCATTTCTCAATTCCAAAGGTATGTTTCCTTAGCTTTTGTTTACCCTGTTAATTTTGTTGTCAAATtccaatatttatattttcacTTGTCTTTGTATAATATTTATTCCAAAGGTACGATGTTTTCATATGCACACGAGTGTAGTTTTCTGATGCTTATTGTTTCAAAACATGCATACTTTTAATTATTAGGACAATCCATCAGAGAAAGATGTCAATCAAGGAACTCTTGTGGTTTTTAACCTTGACTCTTCCGTCTCAAATGATGAGCTCCgtcaaatttttggtgtctatGGTGAAATTAAGGAGGTAAGATTGGGTGCCAAATTAAGGGTTGGGTTGATATTTTGTTTCAGGCAAAACTTTGCTAATTCTGTTCTCTGGACTGCAGATTCGTGAGACTCCGCATAGAAGTCATcacaaatttattgaattttatGATGTGCGAGCAGCAGAAGCTGCACTTCGGGCATTGAATAGGAGTGACATTGCAGGGAAGCGGATTAAGCTCGAACCCAGCCGTCCTGGTGGTGCTAGACGGTGGGACATTACACCACTGCatcaattcttttatttttattttttatttttgaatttcattttagTGTTTGTCTGGAATGAGAGGCAGGGTGGTGGCTAGGATGGGAAAGTGGTCATTCTTTTTGTGATCATCATTGGAAAAGGATATAGATCTTTGAGAGTAAACAAAATCTTCTATGTTCCTGAGTGGGTTACAAATTTATATTATGAATAGGTGTTAATAGTCTTGAGTGCTCTTAGACGCCTGGAGTTAAAACCTTGTCTCTTTGCAGATTGACGCAGCCATTTACGTCAGAGTTGGAGCAGGAAGAATCTAGTCTTTATTTGCAACAGACAAGCCCTCGAAGTACTGCATCAACTGGATTTTCTGGTACAGTTTCCCGCATGATATACTTTCCATGGATAAACTTTGCCCTGCAAAACAATTGATATCCTCATGTTTCCTCATTATGATCATTCCAGGACCATTTGCACATGGAGGAATTCCATCTAGCATGGATAACGGAACAATCTTTGGGTCCCAATCTGCCAGTGGAGCAACTGTTTCTCCATTCTTTGACAATGCTTTCCACCATGTCGTATCTTCTGCTCCTAACAGCCTACCTTCTTTGACAAGGGCGGGATCTTCTGGCAATCACACCAGAGATGGTGAATCTAGCCATTCACAGGGTGAGATGAAATTAGAGCTCCGGAGTGTGCCAAACTATCATCCTCATTCACTTCCTGATTATCATGATGGGTTGGGAAATGGGATTTCTTGCAATTCCCCAGGCCACATGTCTTCTAATATAAGTGCAAGGCCTTCTGAAATGATTGAGAACACGCAGTTCTGCAGATTCGGCTCAAAAGGGCACCCTGTTGAGCTGAATGATGGTGGTAAGTTCTTTGACAGCAGAGGATTTATCTTTGTCATTTAATGTTAAGTTCCTGTATTTGAGCAGTTGGTGAAGCTGTGGAGTGTGAAGACTTGAACAAATAACTATTTGCTTGACTTATATTTAGAATGGCCATCATAATGTGTTTATATCATTTGATATTTGCCTGAAGAGGAAGTTTGTTATTGTCTGTTTTCACAGTTTGGTAGCGTAATACATTTATGAGAAATTGGCCTCTGACAttcatttcttttgtttcagTTTTTGGTCATTCTGGAAATGGGAGCTGTCCACCTCCTGGACGTCACTATATGTGGAGTAATACGCACCATCCTCAGCCTCAGGGCATGATGTGGCAAAATTCACCTTCATTTGTTAATGGGGTTTGTACTCCTCCTCATGCTCAACAACTGCATGCAGTTCCTCGAGCGCCAAACCAAATGCTCAATGCGGTTCTACCTCAAAGTAACCACCATGTGGGATCTGCACCATCTGTCAATCCTTCTCTTTGGGACAGACGACATGCATTTGCAGGGGAATCTCCTGATGCTTCTGTTTTCCACCCTGGTTCTCTTGGAAATATTAGGATTTCTGGTAATGCACCACATCCTTTGGAATTTGTTCCCCGTAACATTTTTTCGGGTGCTGGAGGAGGCTGCGTGGAGCTGGCGGTTCCTTCCAAAAGTGTTGGATTTAACTCTCTTCCTCAGAGGTGCATGATGTTTCCTACAAGGGGCCAAATGATTCCTATGATAAATTCGTTTGATTCTCCAAATGAAAGGAGTCGAAACCGTAGAAATGAAAGTAATTCGAGTCAGGCTGACAACAAGAAACAGTTTGAACTTGACATTGACCGCATTATGCGAGGAGAAGATAAACGAACAACTCTTATGATAAAGAACATTCCTAACAAGTATGTAGCTTTGACTGAGGCTTGGGACTATGCTTTTGTTTGGTATTCTTATGCATTTGCTTGACTTCATCATTGATCAAATTGAATGGGAAATAGAATTTGCGGAGGAAATGTGTTGTTGTCTCTTGATGTTTCATATCTAAAGGGATACATCCTGGTTTAAACAAATCAGATCATCTCAGGCAGGATAGCTCTCCATTACATCAACTTGGATGTGATTCATGCTTCATGATAAGCACCTTTGTCTTCTTTGCCTTTttcattgttattatttttttcatggTTTTTGGTTAGCTTTCTTCTTCTAGTTTTTTGCCTGGACAAAAATGTGGTTGCATATGGATTGTCCTAGGAGGTTCACATGAATTGCAAGAGGCTTGAAGTGAACGCGAATGTGCCAAGTGAGAATGTACTACTGTCATGTTAGTTTTGTATACAGCATTATGATTCTATATTCTCTTTGCCTGCATTTAGATCAAGCATATCCTGCTTCTAGCATAGAATTAATTACTCTGAAAGTTATTATTGTATGGTCCTTTACATTCCAGTTTTGGACTATCCAATGTCTGGCATGCTTAAGTTTCCAGGGAAGGTTTCGATTGTTGTAAAGTTGAtctttttattaaaatatgTTCAGTCAATTTCTTAACCTCCTTTTCACTATTATAAATCCAGTGGAATAGTGGGTGTCTTCTTTCTACATTTGTGATTCCTGTATCCTGTTTCATCTGGGTGGCTACTGCAGATACACTTCAAAGATGCTTTTGGCTGCAATTGATGAACGCCATCGAGGAACATATGATTTCATCTACTTGCCCATTGATTTTAAGGCAAGTGCAATCCCTTGAAGCGGGTGGCTTTTAAATTCAGTACCCCCAACTTCTTGTGCTATGTTAAGTAGTTAATGTGGTATTCCTTCCTTTTCAGAACAAATGCAATGTGGGGTATGCATTTATCAACATGACCGATCCCTCCTTGATCATCCCATTTTATCAGGTATACTATTGATCATAGTAATTGGAAAGAACTTTTCCCATACTACACCTGGTTCTTGCTAAATCAGACTAGAACTGAAGTGCATTGATTGTCTTGGTAGGCATTCAACGGGAAGAAATGGGAAAAGTTTAATAGTGAAAAAGTAGCCTCCCTTGCATATGCTCGCATACAGGGAAAAGCTGCTCTTATTGCGCACTTCCAAAATTCAAGCTTGATGAATGAAGACAAGCGATGCAGGCCGATACTATTCCACACTGATGGTCCCAATGCAGGTGATCAGGTACAAGGAGTGCTGCTTATGCATAAGCAAGCATTGACATGAATATTAGCATGCATTGCTTGAAATTGGTCTGTTTACGATAAGTTTTCTGTGGGTTAAG
Encoded proteins:
- the LOC113718013 gene encoding protein MEI2-like 4 isoform X5, which codes for MPSEIMGSQGLSPSSFFSEDLHPDERQIGFWKTDTMPNCYASKIDGTLHTVGVASSPLQKRIQLDSQISNCFDLPDSFLHQDQRAATSIEKHAIGAAGATSRSLPRNFDHDLVTRPNFSVEPASYFMEGEKLNLVGAQYENGLFSSSLSELFSRKLRLSSNNPPYGHSVGAAASQYEEEETFESLEELEAHTIGNLLPDDDDLLSGVTDGVDNITQPNNGDDIEDLDVFSSIGGLELGEDGFPSGQNNSDISGENANGQLVGLGVGEHPFGEHPSRTLFVRNINSNVEDCELRTLFEQYGDIRTLYTACKHRGFVMISYYDIRAARNAMKALQNKPLRRRKLDIHFSIPKDNPSEKDVNQGTLVVFNLDSSVSNDELRQIFGVYGEIKEIRETPHRSHHKFIEFYDVRAAEAALRALNRSDIAGKRIKLEPSRPGGARRLTQPFTSELEQEESSLYLQQTSPRSTASTGFSGPFAHGGIPSSMDNGTIFGSQSASGATVSPFFDNAFHHVVSSAPNSLPSLTRAGSSGNHTRDGESSHSQGEMKLELRSVPNYHPHSLPDYHDGLGNGISCNSPGHMSSNISARPSEMIENTQFCRFGSKGHPVELNDGVFGHSGNGSCPPPGRHYMWSNTHHPQPQGMMWQNSPSFVNGVCTPPHAQQLHAVPRAPNQMLNAVLPQSNHHVGSAPSVNPSLWDRRHAFAGESPDASVFHPGSLGNIRISGNAPHPLEFVPRNIFSGAGGGCVELAVPSKSVGFNSLPQRCMMFPTRGQMIPMINSFDSPNERSRNRRNESNSSQADNKKQFELDIDRIMRGEDKRTTLMIKNIPNNFLPGQKCGCIWIVLGGSHELQEA
- the LOC113718013 gene encoding protein MEI2-like 4 isoform X2, with amino-acid sequence MPSEIMGSQGLSPSSFFSEDLHPDEIGFWKTDTMPNCYASKIDGTLHTVGVASSPLQKRIQLDSQISNCFDLPDSFLHQDQRAATSIEKHAIGAAGATSRSLPRNFDHDLVTRPNFSVEPASYFMEGEKLNLVGAQYENGLFSSSLSELFSRKLRLSSNNPPYGHSVGAAASQYEEEETFESLEELEAHTIGNLLPDDDDLLSGVTDGVDNITQPNNGDDIEDLDVFSSIGGLELGEDGFPSGQNNSDISGENANGQLVGLGVGEHPFGEHPSRTLFVRNINSNVEDCELRTLFEQYGDIRTLYTACKHRGFVMISYYDIRAARNAMKALQNKPLRRRKLDIHFSIPKDNPSEKDVNQGTLVVFNLDSSVSNDELRQIFGVYGEIKEIRETPHRSHHKFIEFYDVRAAEAALRALNRSDIAGKRIKLEPSRPGGARRLTQPFTSELEQEESSLYLQQTSPRSTASTGFSGPFAHGGIPSSMDNGTIFGSQSASGATVSPFFDNAFHHVVSSAPNSLPSLTRAGSSGNHTRDGESSHSQGEMKLELRSVPNYHPHSLPDYHDGLGNGISCNSPGHMSSNISARPSEMIENTQFCRFGSKGHPVELNDGVFGHSGNGSCPPPGRHYMWSNTHHPQPQGMMWQNSPSFVNGVCTPPHAQQLHAVPRAPNQMLNAVLPQSNHHVGSAPSVNPSLWDRRHAFAGESPDASVFHPGSLGNIRISGNAPHPLEFVPRNIFSGAGGGCVELAVPSKSVGFNSLPQRCMMFPTRGQMIPMINSFDSPNERSRNRRNESNSSQADNKKQFELDIDRIMRGEDKRTTLMIKNIPNKYTSKMLLAAIDERHRGTYDFIYLPIDFKNKCNVGYAFINMTDPSLIIPFYQAFNGKKWEKFNSEKVASLAYARIQGKAALIAHFQNSSLMNEDKRCRPILFHTDGPNAGDQVPFPMGVNVRPRPSKNRATTSEENSQENALNLPNGELCFNGDSASGSVKESD
- the LOC113718013 gene encoding protein MEI2-like 4 isoform X1; the protein is MPSEIMGSQGLSPSSFFSEDLHPDERQIGFWKTDTMPNCYASKIDGTLHTVGVASSPLQKRIQLDSQISNCFDLPDSFLHQDQRAATSIEKHAIGAAGATSRSLPRNFDHDLVTRPNFSVEPASYFMEGEKLNLVGAQYENGLFSSSLSELFSRKLRLSSNNPPYGHSVGAAASQYEEEETFESLEELEAHTIGNLLPDDDDLLSGVTDGVDNITQPNNGDDIEDLDVFSSIGGLELGEDGFPSGQNNSDISGENANGQLVGLGVGEHPFGEHPSRTLFVRNINSNVEDCELRTLFEQYGDIRTLYTACKHRGFVMISYYDIRAARNAMKALQNKPLRRRKLDIHFSIPKDNPSEKDVNQGTLVVFNLDSSVSNDELRQIFGVYGEIKEIRETPHRSHHKFIEFYDVRAAEAALRALNRSDIAGKRIKLEPSRPGGARRLTQPFTSELEQEESSLYLQQTSPRSTASTGFSGPFAHGGIPSSMDNGTIFGSQSASGATVSPFFDNAFHHVVSSAPNSLPSLTRAGSSGNHTRDGESSHSQGEMKLELRSVPNYHPHSLPDYHDGLGNGISCNSPGHMSSNISARPSEMIENTQFCRFGSKGHPVELNDGVFGHSGNGSCPPPGRHYMWSNTHHPQPQGMMWQNSPSFVNGVCTPPHAQQLHAVPRAPNQMLNAVLPQSNHHVGSAPSVNPSLWDRRHAFAGESPDASVFHPGSLGNIRISGNAPHPLEFVPRNIFSGAGGGCVELAVPSKSVGFNSLPQRCMMFPTRGQMIPMINSFDSPNERSRNRRNESNSSQADNKKQFELDIDRIMRGEDKRTTLMIKNIPNKYTSKMLLAAIDERHRGTYDFIYLPIDFKNKCNVGYAFINMTDPSLIIPFYQAFNGKKWEKFNSEKVASLAYARIQGKAALIAHFQNSSLMNEDKRCRPILFHTDGPNAGDQVPFPMGVNVRPRPSKNRATTSEENSQENALNLPNGELCFNGDSASGSVKESD
- the LOC113718013 gene encoding protein MEI2-like 4 isoform X4, with protein sequence MPNCYASKIDGTLHTVGVASSPLQKRIQLDSQISNCFDLPDSFLHQDQRAATSIEKHAIGAAGATSRSLPRNFDHDLVTRPNFSVEPASYFMEGEKLNLVGAQYENGLFSSSLSELFSRKLRLSSNNPPYGHSVGAAASQYEEEETFESLEELEAHTIGNLLPDDDDLLSGVTDGVDNITQPNNGDDIEDLDVFSSIGGLELGEDGFPSGQNNSDISGENANGQLVGLGVGEHPFGEHPSRTLFVRNINSNVEDCELRTLFEQYGDIRTLYTACKHRGFVMISYYDIRAARNAMKALQNKPLRRRKLDIHFSIPKDNPSEKDVNQGTLVVFNLDSSVSNDELRQIFGVYGEIKEIRETPHRSHHKFIEFYDVRAAEAALRALNRSDIAGKRIKLEPSRPGGARRLTQPFTSELEQEESSLYLQQTSPRSTASTGFSGPFAHGGIPSSMDNGTIFGSQSASGATVSPFFDNAFHHVVSSAPNSLPSLTRAGSSGNHTRDGESSHSQGEMKLELRSVPNYHPHSLPDYHDGLGNGISCNSPGHMSSNISARPSEMIENTQFCRFGSKGHPVELNDGVFGHSGNGSCPPPGRHYMWSNTHHPQPQGMMWQNSPSFVNGVCTPPHAQQLHAVPRAPNQMLNAVLPQSNHHVGSAPSVNPSLWDRRHAFAGESPDASVFHPGSLGNIRISGNAPHPLEFVPRNIFSGAGGGCVELAVPSKSVGFNSLPQRCMMFPTRGQMIPMINSFDSPNERSRNRRNESNSSQADNKKQFELDIDRIMRGEDKRTTLMIKNIPNKYTSKMLLAAIDERHRGTYDFIYLPIDFKNKCNVGYAFINMTDPSLIIPFYQAFNGKKWEKFNSEKVASLAYARIQGKAALIAHFQNSSLMNEDKRCRPILFHTDGPNAGDQVPFPMGVNVRPRPSKNRATTSEENSQENALNLPNGELCFNGDSASGSVKESD
- the LOC113718013 gene encoding protein MEI2-like 4 isoform X3, which produces MNDRSMQQDFSLLPSPFPPFFLGSDRITSKIDGTLHTVGVASSPLQKRIQLDSQISNCFDLPDSFLHQDQRAATSIEKHAIGAAGATSRSLPRNFDHDLVTRPNFSVEPASYFMEGEKLNLVGAQYENGLFSSSLSELFSRKLRLSSNNPPYGHSVGAAASQYEEEETFESLEELEAHTIGNLLPDDDDLLSGVTDGVDNITQPNNGDDIEDLDVFSSIGGLELGEDGFPSGQNNSDISGENANGQLVGLGVGEHPFGEHPSRTLFVRNINSNVEDCELRTLFEQYGDIRTLYTACKHRGFVMISYYDIRAARNAMKALQNKPLRRRKLDIHFSIPKDNPSEKDVNQGTLVVFNLDSSVSNDELRQIFGVYGEIKEIRETPHRSHHKFIEFYDVRAAEAALRALNRSDIAGKRIKLEPSRPGGARRLTQPFTSELEQEESSLYLQQTSPRSTASTGFSGPFAHGGIPSSMDNGTIFGSQSASGATVSPFFDNAFHHVVSSAPNSLPSLTRAGSSGNHTRDGESSHSQGEMKLELRSVPNYHPHSLPDYHDGLGNGISCNSPGHMSSNISARPSEMIENTQFCRFGSKGHPVELNDGVFGHSGNGSCPPPGRHYMWSNTHHPQPQGMMWQNSPSFVNGVCTPPHAQQLHAVPRAPNQMLNAVLPQSNHHVGSAPSVNPSLWDRRHAFAGESPDASVFHPGSLGNIRISGNAPHPLEFVPRNIFSGAGGGCVELAVPSKSVGFNSLPQRCMMFPTRGQMIPMINSFDSPNERSRNRRNESNSSQADNKKQFELDIDRIMRGEDKRTTLMIKNIPNKYTSKMLLAAIDERHRGTYDFIYLPIDFKNKCNVGYAFINMTDPSLIIPFYQAFNGKKWEKFNSEKVASLAYARIQGKAALIAHFQNSSLMNEDKRCRPILFHTDGPNAGDQVPFPMGVNVRPRPSKNRATTSEENSQENALNLPNGELCFNGDSASGSVKESD